Proteins co-encoded in one Bremerella sp. TYQ1 genomic window:
- a CDS encoding type VI secretion system tube protein Hcp: MSGFIQFPNIPGESNDTDHKDWINLLSISESITRAASQGSSGSSRHVQSAIFGDIVCVKEMDKSTPKLIESVAAGTVHSKVKIDMVMSLGDKGKRLPFFQFELDNVIVTSYSFSANVEGDGVVPTESFSLNAEMIKWTYTQYGKDGSNKGKVEAKWDVEAGKNG, translated from the coding sequence ATGTCTGGTTTCATTCAATTTCCGAACATCCCAGGTGAAAGCAACGATACCGATCACAAGGATTGGATTAACCTCCTGTCCATCAGCGAAAGCATCACGCGTGCCGCTTCGCAGGGTTCGTCCGGTTCGTCGCGACACGTCCAAAGTGCTATCTTCGGCGACATTGTCTGCGTGAAGGAAATGGACAAGTCGACTCCAAAGCTGATCGAATCGGTCGCCGCTGGTACCGTGCACAGCAAAGTCAAAATCGACATGGTCATGTCCCTCGGCGATAAGGGCAAACGCCTTCCGTTCTTCCAGTTCGAGCTGGATAACGTGATCGTTACCTCGTACAGCTTCAGTGCGAATGTCGAAGGGGACGGCGTTGTGCCGACCGAATCGTTCTCGCTGAACGCCGAAATGATCAAGTGGACCTACACCCAGTACGGCAAAGACGGCTCGAACAAGGGCAAAGTCGAAGCCAAGTGGGATGTCGAAGCCGGCAAGAACGGCTAA
- a CDS encoding type VI secretion system Vgr family protein codes for MNKAQENRAYTLEDQLGEDFYLLSFTGSEGISKLFSYQLHLASRRDDMQHKPEEILNKEAKLRFYVGDSDTRYVKGYINRFSSDYQPGVLAGFHAELVPWLWFLTQTSDCRIFEDKSIPDIIEDVFNSDPIKDIAKFERKLENNYPKLEYCVQYRETDFNFVSRLMEEAGIFYFFDFSGDGSNSNKLIMADNAQAYFDSIEKNPIQRTTSAGTHNVGPEILDWEHRYEFVAGKWTHSDHTFKEPYENFEKNSETKISNKLASDFKKYEMYDYPGNFVDSKSSSNGSTQSTDLSKVRIGEEEHPFDRVTGTSDCVSFAAGSKFTLNSKRVPADDSKTFAIISVQHSGSNPNYATGPAAGGKYTNSFTCVPESYVFNPPRTTPKPTVGGIQTATVIGPEGEEIHTDEHARIKCLFHWARPENSDRKKPSTQTSCWIRVAQASAGKKWGFLSIPRVGQEVVVDFLDGNPDRPLVVGSVYNSTQETAYKLPDDMAKTYFKTNSTPGGEGFNELFFDDKAEKERIFLHAQKDLDVRVLNDSRNRTFGNRSQIIGYEDKEGKRGGWQRELIYQDKEINVKRHQIEHIEGNHQMMVGHGDESTGGNIALVVEKSVGILIGSEGLEMTCEGDSKQHTEGDHELLVDGDIMQKSKNLHFTVDSSFNTSSNEISTSASTGIDIEAGTTFNQTADQTINIKGGMNVNIQAGASLSLSVGGNFISINPGGIFIQGTLVNINSGGSSTPAQAASTTTPTAPTGPEETVTKAAPTEPAMAHDEKTGFKSLPE; via the coding sequence ATGAACAAAGCTCAAGAGAATCGTGCGTACACCCTGGAAGACCAACTGGGGGAAGATTTCTATCTCTTGTCGTTCACCGGCAGCGAAGGAATCTCCAAGCTCTTTAGCTATCAGCTGCACCTCGCATCACGACGCGACGACATGCAGCACAAGCCAGAGGAAATCCTGAACAAGGAGGCCAAGCTTCGTTTCTATGTTGGCGATTCAGATACTCGCTACGTCAAAGGTTACATCAATCGTTTTTCGTCCGACTACCAGCCAGGCGTGCTGGCCGGCTTCCATGCCGAACTTGTCCCGTGGCTTTGGTTTCTCACGCAAACGTCTGACTGCCGAATCTTCGAGGATAAATCGATTCCCGATATCATCGAGGATGTCTTCAATTCCGACCCGATTAAAGACATAGCCAAGTTCGAGCGAAAATTAGAGAACAACTATCCGAAGCTGGAATACTGCGTTCAATATCGCGAAACCGACTTTAATTTCGTCAGTCGCCTGATGGAAGAAGCCGGCATCTTCTATTTCTTCGATTTCTCGGGCGATGGGTCCAATAGCAATAAGCTAATCATGGCCGACAATGCCCAAGCCTACTTCGACTCGATCGAGAAAAACCCGATCCAACGCACCACGTCGGCTGGAACGCACAACGTTGGCCCTGAAATTCTTGACTGGGAACACCGCTACGAATTTGTCGCCGGTAAGTGGACTCATTCCGATCATACTTTCAAAGAACCTTACGAGAACTTTGAAAAGAACTCGGAAACTAAAATCAGCAACAAACTTGCATCCGACTTCAAAAAGTACGAGATGTACGATTACCCCGGCAACTTTGTCGACTCGAAGTCGTCCAGCAACGGCAGCACCCAGTCGACCGATTTATCGAAGGTACGAATCGGCGAAGAGGAGCACCCGTTCGATCGCGTCACCGGCACAAGCGATTGCGTTTCGTTTGCCGCAGGCAGTAAGTTCACGCTCAATTCCAAGCGTGTTCCAGCGGACGACAGCAAGACGTTTGCCATCATTTCCGTGCAGCATTCCGGCAGCAACCCCAACTACGCCACCGGTCCTGCCGCCGGCGGAAAGTACACAAATTCGTTTACATGCGTCCCGGAAAGCTACGTCTTTAATCCTCCGCGAACGACTCCGAAACCAACCGTTGGTGGCATTCAAACGGCGACGGTGATCGGTCCCGAAGGGGAAGAGATCCACACCGACGAGCATGCTCGAATCAAATGTCTGTTTCATTGGGCTCGCCCGGAAAACAGCGACCGAAAAAAACCTAGTACGCAAACATCTTGTTGGATCCGTGTGGCCCAGGCATCGGCCGGCAAAAAGTGGGGGTTCCTTTCGATCCCTCGCGTCGGACAGGAAGTAGTCGTCGACTTTCTCGATGGCAATCCCGACCGGCCGCTGGTCGTCGGTTCGGTTTATAACTCGACTCAGGAAACCGCCTACAAGCTTCCTGACGACATGGCGAAGACCTACTTCAAAACGAACAGCACGCCTGGCGGTGAAGGCTTTAACGAGCTGTTCTTCGATGACAAAGCGGAAAAGGAACGCATCTTTCTGCATGCACAGAAAGATCTCGACGTCCGCGTCTTGAACGATTCGAGAAATCGCACGTTCGGCAATCGATCGCAAATCATTGGTTACGAGGACAAGGAAGGTAAACGTGGCGGTTGGCAGCGTGAGTTGATCTATCAGGACAAAGAGATCAACGTCAAACGCCACCAGATTGAACATATCGAAGGCAATCATCAAATGATGGTTGGCCACGGCGACGAGTCGACAGGTGGCAACATCGCCTTGGTCGTCGAAAAAAGTGTCGGCATCCTGATCGGCTCCGAAGGCCTCGAGATGACCTGTGAAGGAGACTCGAAACAGCACACCGAAGGCGACCACGAACTGCTCGTCGATGGTGATATTATGCAGAAGAGCAAAAACCTGCACTTCACCGTCGACTCAAGTTTCAATACGTCCAGCAACGAGATCAGCACTTCCGCGAGTACTGGTATCGATATTGAGGCTGGAACCACGTTCAACCAAACCGCGGATCAAACCATCAATATCAAGGGTGGTATGAATGTCAACATTCAAGCGGGGGCTAGCCTCTCGTTGAGCGTTGGCGGCAACTTCATCAGTATCAACCCCGGCGGTATTTTCATTCAGGGAACGCTGGTCAACATCAACAGCGGCGGTTCGTCGACCCCCGCTCAAGCCGCTTCCACGACAACTCCGACCGCACCGACAGGTCCGGAGGAAACCGTCACCAAAGCAGCCCCTACCGAACCTGCTATGGCCCACGACGAGAAAACAGGCTTCAAGTCGTTGCCAGAGTAA
- a CDS encoding PAAR domain-containing protein, with amino-acid sequence MPPAARITDMHTCPLVNPGPVPHVGGPVCMGAPNVMIGFMPAARVGDMAVCTGPPDVIAKGSATVMIGFMPAARLGDTTAHGGSIVAGCPQVMIGG; translated from the coding sequence ATGCCCCCTGCTGCACGAATTACTGACATGCATACCTGCCCTTTGGTCAATCCAGGGCCGGTGCCTCACGTGGGCGGCCCAGTCTGCATGGGAGCTCCCAACGTCATGATTGGCTTCATGCCGGCGGCTCGCGTCGGCGATATGGCCGTCTGCACTGGCCCTCCTGATGTGATCGCCAAAGGGTCCGCCACCGTGATGATTGGTTTTATGCCAGCGGCTCGGCTGGGGGATACTACGGCTCATGGGGGATCGATTGTCGCTGGCTGTCCCCAAGTCATGATCGGCGGATAG
- a CDS encoding FHA domain-containing protein produces the protein MRFALQIYSVTSGNRRVWLDAEQTVRVGRTTQADLTVPDDPHLSGLHFSISLDGDSIVLKDLQSRNGTFVNGAKVGTSMQLHDGDVVVAGKTQFQILSVNDLPGSNAAPEPPMLADPQATPGSKAAQFDYDRTESIAPENNPYFTTASGQYDSKTVQNYPRLSSQSFKDVRRNAGLGSDYPGRRSVQMPSQNIDPGPSSPPPAPPSVSGMDNVPQRSLSASELERGLQMRYETRLAPSGMTYFCPRNEVKPPTDVADFIGQNRFLYAIVNFSRLQPQQQPTFYNEAIAAGAVQISSTQLLIPKRDAMAFHGILRSTWGQDALICMASRLNKLEFMSLAYRLTNELASPAELLNHLYSDGQYSNYGFLDGISAVLLEIERGSRWVIFKNDSEIRTWRTLGLPCPPELVG, from the coding sequence TTGCGTTTCGCGCTTCAAATTTATTCAGTGACTTCCGGTAACCGTCGTGTTTGGCTCGACGCGGAGCAAACCGTGCGCGTTGGTCGAACTACGCAAGCCGACCTGACTGTGCCGGACGATCCTCATCTTTCCGGGCTCCATTTTTCGATCTCCCTCGATGGGGATTCGATCGTCCTGAAGGACCTGCAAAGCCGCAATGGTACCTTCGTTAATGGAGCGAAAGTCGGGACATCGATGCAGTTGCATGATGGCGACGTGGTCGTTGCCGGAAAAACGCAGTTTCAGATCCTTTCGGTGAACGATTTGCCCGGTAGCAATGCCGCTCCGGAACCACCGATGCTGGCCGATCCGCAAGCGACCCCTGGCAGCAAAGCGGCCCAGTTCGACTATGATCGGACCGAATCGATTGCTCCGGAAAACAATCCCTACTTCACGACTGCCAGCGGTCAGTACGACTCGAAGACCGTGCAGAACTATCCGCGGCTGAGCAGTCAATCGTTCAAAGATGTCCGCCGCAATGCCGGGCTGGGAAGCGATTACCCAGGCCGCCGTTCGGTGCAGATGCCATCTCAAAACATCGACCCTGGCCCAAGTTCTCCACCCCCGGCTCCGCCCAGCGTTTCCGGTATGGACAACGTACCGCAGCGATCCCTTTCCGCTTCCGAGCTGGAACGTGGATTACAGATGCGATACGAGACACGATTGGCGCCTTCGGGGATGACCTATTTCTGCCCTCGCAATGAAGTGAAACCACCTACCGACGTGGCGGACTTCATCGGACAGAATCGGTTCCTGTACGCGATTGTCAACTTCTCGCGACTTCAGCCGCAGCAGCAGCCGACGTTCTATAACGAAGCGATCGCTGCCGGTGCCGTTCAGATTTCCAGCACGCAATTGCTGATCCCCAAGCGGGACGCGATGGCGTTCCACGGAATCTTACGCAGCACGTGGGGACAAGATGCGTTGATCTGCATGGCAAGCCGACTGAACAAGTTAGAGTTCATGAGCCTGGCCTATCGCCTGACCAACGAACTGGCGAGCCCCGCCGAACTGCTGAATCACCTTTATTCCGATGGCCAATACAGCAACTACGGTTTCCTGGATGGCATCTCGGCTGTTCTGCTGGAAATCGAACGAGGCTCTCGCTGGGTGATCTTCAAGAACGATTCCGAGATCCGCACCTGGCGAACGCTCGGTTTGCCATGCCCACCTGAATTGGTCGGCTAA